A single window of Apodemus sylvaticus chromosome 4, mApoSyl1.1, whole genome shotgun sequence DNA harbors:
- the Trim59 gene encoding tripartite motif-containing protein 59 — translation MHNFEEELTCPICYSIFEDPRVLPCSHTFCRNCLENVLQASGNFYIWRPLRIPLKCPNCRSIIEIASTGIESLPVNFALRAIIEKYQQEDHPDVVTCPEHYRQPLNVYCLLDKKLVCGHCLTIGQHHGHPIDDLQSAYLKEKDTPQKLFKQLTDTHWTDITRLIEKLEEQKCHSEKIVQGDKEVVLQYFKELTDILEQKKKYFLSALCDVNKMINQEYTPQIERMKEIREQQLELMTVTTSLQDESPLKFLEKIDDVRQRVQMLKQRPLPEVQPVEIYPRVSNVLKEEWSRTEIGRIKKAVIPEMRISSKRTPCSWPDEDEKEMELFKILNITIVSLISVILMLILFFNHHIITFLNEITSICFSEVFLSFYQSLCKNIYDLKNTVCYSLYLFKEFMWKIVSR, via the coding sequence ATGCACAATTTTGAGGAGGAGTTAACGTGCCCCATCTGCTACAGTATCTTTGAAGACCCCCGTGTACTGCCATGCTCTCATACATTTTGTAGGAACTGTTTGGAAAATGTTCTTCAGGCATCTGGTAACTTTTATATATGGAGACCTCTGCGAATTCCACTCAAGTGTCCTAACTGCAGAAGTATTATTGAAATTGCATCGACTGGCATAGAATCCTTACCTGTAAACTTTGCATTAAGAGCAATTATTGAAAAGTACCAGCAAGAAGATCATCCAGATGTTGTCACCTGCCCTGAACATTACAGGCAACCATTAAATGTTTATTGTCTACTagataaaaaattagtttgtggcCATTGTCTTACTATAGGCCAACATCATGGCCATCCTATAGATGACCTTCAGAGTGCCTATCTTAAAGAAAAGGATACACCTCAGAAGTTGTTTAAACAGTTAACTGACACACACTGGACAGATATCACTCGCCTTATTGAAAAGCTTGAAGAACAGAAATGTCATTCTGAGAAAATAGTTCAAGGTGATAAAGAAGTTGTTCTCCAGTATTTTAAGGAGCTTACTGATAtattagaacagaaaaaaaaatattttttgtcagCTCTTTGTGATGTCAACAAGATGATTAATCAAGAATACACTCCACAGATTGAAAGAATGAAGGAGATAAGGGAACAACAACTTGAGTTAATGACAGTGACAACGTCTTTACAAGATGAATCTCCACTTAAATTTCTTGAAAAAATTGATGATGTCCGCCAACGTGTGCAGATGTTGAAACAGAGACCACTTCCTGAGGTCCAGCCTGTTGAAATTTATCCTCGAGTAAGCAATGTATTAAAAGAAGagtggagcagaacagaaattgGACGTATCAAGAAAGCTGTCATTCCTGAAATGAGAATTTCTTCAAAGAGAACGCCATGTTCCTGGCCTGATGAggatgaaaaagaaatggaattgtttaaaattttaaacatcactatagtttccctcatttcgGTGATACTGATGTTGATACTCTTTTTCAACCATCACATAATAACCTTCTTAAATGAAATCACTTCAATATGTTTCTCTGaagtctttctctctttttaccaaAGTTTATGTAAGAACATATATGACTTAAAAAATACAGTGTGCTACTCTTTATATTTGTTTAAggaatttatgtggaaaatagtTTCTCGTTGA